One part of the Oncorhynchus clarkii lewisi isolate Uvic-CL-2024 chromosome 7, UVic_Ocla_1.0, whole genome shotgun sequence genome encodes these proteins:
- the LOC139414434 gene encoding LOW QUALITY PROTEIN: D(1B) dopamine receptor-like (The sequence of the model RefSeq protein was modified relative to this genomic sequence to represent the inferred CDS: deleted 1 base in 1 codon): MKPWTGFPLERRHMENPAKYLSVHESHSVPLPLGEIMWNSTESEATSKSNGGKELVIRTVTGCLLSLLILWTLLGNIMVCSAVLRIRHLRSKVTNIFIVSLAVSDLFVAVLVMPWKAVAEVAGYWPFGTFCNYWVAFDIMCSTASILNLCIISVDRYWAISSPFRYERKMTQRVAFVMISVTWTLSVLISFIPVQLNWHKASEGETVGVHNASLGEVEENCDSSLNREYAISSSLISFYIPVAIMIVTYTRIYRIAQIQIRRIASLERAAEHATSCRANNRLECQHHNTLKTSIKRETKVLKTLSIIMGVFVCCWLPFFILNCIVPFCDKPPTDKDAGLPCVSETTFDVFVWFGWTNSSMNPIIYAFNAEFRKAFASLLGCRNFCSRTPVETVNISNELVSYNQDTLVHKEIVNAYVNMIPNVVECIEHEDTFDRISQLSHNNENATDSVCDLEDCEADISLDRMTPFTPNGLH; the protein is encoded by the exons ATGAAGCCATGGACTGGCTTTCCACTTGAGAGGAGG CACATGGAGAACCCCGCGAAATACCTCTCAGTGCACGAGAGCCACTCCGTCCCGTTACCTCTTGGGGAGATTATGTGGAACTCGACCGAATCGGAGGCAACATCCAAATCCAACGGTGGAAAGGAATTGGTCATCCGGACAGTGACGGGCTGTTTGCTCTCCCTGCTCATCCTGTGGACACTACTGGGAAACATTATGGTGTGCTCCGCCGTACTTCGAATTCGGCACTTACGAAGTAAAGTGACCAACATTTTCATCGTTTCTTTGGCTGTGTCGGATTTATTCGTTGCAGTTCTGGTGATGCCATGGAAAGCTGTGGCCGAGGTGGCGGGGTATTGGCCCTTTGGTACTTTTTGTAATTACTGGGTGGCTTTTGATATCATGTGCTCAACTGCGTCCATCCTCAACCTCTGCATTATCAGCGTGGATAGATATTGGGCCATATCAAGTCCGTTCCGGTACGAGAGAAAAATGACCCAACGAGTTGCCTTCGTTATGATAAGCGTCACGTGGACGTTGTCTGTACTTATTTCATTCATACCAGTCCAACTGAACTGGCACAAAGCCAGCGAAGGCGAAACAGTTGGAGTCCATAACGCCTCCTTGGGTGAAGTAGAAGAAAACTGTGACTCTAGCCTCAACAGAGAATACGCCATATCTTCATCTTTAATAAGTTTCTACATACCCGTAGCAATTATGATTGTGACATACACGAGAATATATCGGATTGCTCAGATCCAAATCAGGAGGATAGCTTCCCTAGAGCGCGCGGCGGAGCACGCGACAAGTTGCAGGGCCAACAACAGACTCGAGTGCCAACACCACAATACCTTGAAAACATCTATTAAAAGGGAAACCAAAGTTTTAAAAACGTTATCGATCATTATGGGCGTCTTTGTGTGTTGTTGGTTACCTTTCTTTATTTTGAACTGCATAGTTCCATTTTGTGATAAACCACCGACTGACAAAGACGCAGGTCTCCCTTGCGTGAGCGAGACAACTTTTGACGTTTTTGTTTGGTTCGGCTGGACTAATTCATCCATGAATCCTATTATTTACGCTTTTAACGCAGAGTTCAGAAAAGCATTTGCCAGTCTGCTGGGTTGTCGTAATTTCTGCTCCAGAACACCCGTTGAAACTGTAAACATTAGCAACGAGCTGGTCTCTTACAACCAGGACACCCTTGTCCACAAAGAAATCGTGAATGCCTACGTCAATATGATCCCCAACGTAGTGGAATGCATTGAGCACGAGGACACGTTTGACAGGATATCACAGTTATCTCACAACAATGAAAATGCCACCGACTCTGTTTGTGACTTGGAAGACTGTGAGGCAGATATTAGCCTCGACAGGATGACACCATTCACCCCCAATGGTTTACATTGA